One window of the Ktedonobacteraceae bacterium genome contains the following:
- a CDS encoding cytochrome P450, giving the protein MTQTAVIPIEKLFERVLDPTSRANPYSLYARLRERPVSVQEGGTYVVSTYQEIRMLLCDPRISSDARKSAHPARTLDTATEAATPPLILTDPPEHTWLRRLVMHQFTPQRIASMQEEIEQVVNDLLDARKQQNQFDLVQNFAYPLPVTVICRLLGVPREDEPRFRGWSSALVRTLDPQESLSDAEVQQAIQSRTQMREYMKQLSATRRAHPQNDLFSSLVIGDDPDGRLPESDLLATMQLLLIAGHETTVNLITNGMLALLRHPEVFDSLRRNPTLAIPTVEEVLRYDPPVQFRTRTTLADIPVAGVTIPRGATVVLLLASGNRDPARFVDADRFWPERDDNEHLGFGGADHYCIGAPLARREAVTALKALARRLDGPRLVTDPPPYRRNAALRGPEHLQVAFDHLSD; this is encoded by the coding sequence ATGACCCAGACAGCTGTTATTCCCATAGAGAAACTCTTTGAGCGAGTACTCGACCCGACCAGTCGGGCCAATCCCTACTCGCTCTACGCCCGCCTGCGCGAGAGGCCGGTTTCGGTGCAGGAGGGTGGGACTTATGTCGTCAGTACCTACCAGGAGATTCGCATGCTGCTCTGCGATCCGCGCATCAGCTCTGATGCGCGTAAGAGCGCGCACCCGGCTAGAACCCTGGATACTGCGACGGAGGCAGCCACGCCTCCATTGATTTTAACCGATCCTCCTGAGCATACGTGGCTGCGCAGGCTGGTGATGCATCAGTTTACACCGCAACGGATTGCGAGCATGCAAGAGGAAATCGAACAGGTGGTCAATGATCTGCTCGATGCCAGAAAGCAGCAGAATCAGTTCGACCTGGTGCAGAATTTTGCGTATCCGCTGCCGGTGACGGTGATTTGCAGGTTGCTCGGTGTGCCGCGCGAGGACGAACCACGCTTTCGTGGCTGGTCTTCGGCGCTGGTGCGCACGCTTGATCCGCAAGAAAGTTTAAGCGATGCGGAGGTGCAGCAGGCAATACAAAGCCGCACACAGATGCGTGAATATATGAAACAACTGAGCGCGACACGCCGTGCGCACCCCCAAAATGATTTGTTCTCTAGCCTGGTGATTGGAGATGACCCGGATGGTCGCTTGCCTGAATCGGATCTACTGGCGACGATGCAATTGCTGTTAATCGCCGGCCATGAGACGACCGTCAATTTGATCACGAACGGTATGCTGGCGCTGCTACGGCATCCAGAGGTGTTCGATAGCCTGCGTCGTAACCCGACTCTGGCGATCCCGACGGTAGAAGAGGTCTTGCGCTACGATCCGCCGGTGCAGTTTCGCACGCGAACAACGCTTGCCGATATACCGGTCGCCGGTGTGACCATTCCACGAGGGGCGACGGTTGTGCTGTTACTGGCTTCGGGAAATCGCGACCCGGCGCGCTTCGTCGATGCCGATCGTTTTTGGCCTGAGCGGGACGATAACGAGCATCTTGGCTTTGGTGGTGCCGACCACTATTGTATTGGCGCACCCCTTGCACGGCGTGAAGCGGTGACGGCTTTAAAGGCGCTCGCACGGCGTCTGGATGGCCCGCGACTGGTCACCGACCCGCCACCTTACCGGAGAAATGCTGCC
- a CDS encoding FAD/NAD(P)-binding oxidoreductase produces MMSSPAPFSNRSTNGHIVIVGASLAGLRAAETLRAEGFTGHLTLIGDEPYEPYDRPPLSKSVLAGWISDEHTTLPRRQYIEAEWLLGARATALDLSNRQVQLADGRKVSFDRLLIATGVRARPWPDKEQAALDGVFTVRTRDDAARLHARLAAKPKRVLVIGAGFTGSEVASACRELGLEVTVTERGATPLQGALGQAAGAYAAALQRRHGVDLRCNTTVLALEGDAQKKLRRAQLSDGDELDVEVAVVALGSLRNVEWLRGAGLAADGRGVACDAACRAFDADGVVTDDIFVAGDVARWPHPLYDGELLVVEHWSNAVTQAETAAHNMLATPARRRAHKHLPSFWSNQFGTNIKAIGLPSFADTIVLTQASSQERRLVAAYGRKGRLVAVLAANAPRFLPTYQALIEARASFPPDLHASDGPTELQLLPAGFPEPGHATPDAGAMITGAGPNTPEQRVEGEALRLLDPRVPPGAPPLVTLHANGAGMEQQFPLQEVQMGGVRS; encoded by the coding sequence ATGATGAGCAGCCCCGCCCCTTTCTCGAACCGCTCCACCAATGGCCACATCGTGATCGTTGGCGCCTCCCTGGCCGGTTTGCGCGCCGCGGAGACTCTGCGAGCGGAAGGCTTTACGGGCCATCTGACCCTCATTGGTGATGAACCCTATGAACCCTATGACCGTCCCCCCTTGTCCAAATCCGTCCTCGCCGGATGGATCTCGGATGAGCATACTACCCTGCCCCGGCGGCAGTATATCGAGGCTGAATGGCTGCTGGGCGCCAGAGCTACAGCGCTCGATCTGTCCAACCGGCAGGTGCAACTGGCTGATGGGCGCAAGGTCTCTTTCGATCGCCTGTTGATCGCTACCGGCGTGCGAGCCCGTCCCTGGCCGGATAAGGAACAAGCAGCACTCGATGGAGTGTTCACGGTACGCACGCGTGATGATGCAGCCCGGCTTCATGCGCGATTAGCAGCGAAACCCAAACGTGTGCTGGTCATTGGCGCCGGCTTCACCGGCTCTGAGGTGGCTTCTGCCTGCCGCGAACTCGGCCTGGAAGTCACGGTCACGGAGCGCGGCGCGACCCCACTCCAGGGAGCTCTTGGTCAGGCCGCCGGTGCCTATGCCGCGGCTTTACAGCGCCGGCATGGGGTGGATTTGCGCTGCAATACGACGGTTCTGGCTCTGGAGGGAGATGCCCAGAAGAAGCTACGCCGGGCCCAGCTCTCTGATGGAGACGAACTGGATGTGGAAGTAGCCGTCGTGGCCCTTGGTTCCCTACGCAATGTTGAGTGGTTACGGGGTGCAGGACTGGCCGCTGATGGGCGTGGCGTGGCGTGCGATGCCGCTTGCCGTGCCTTCGATGCAGATGGAGTAGTTACAGATGACATTTTTGTGGCAGGGGATGTGGCGCGCTGGCCTCATCCACTCTATGACGGCGAGCTCCTGGTGGTCGAACACTGGAGCAACGCGGTCACCCAGGCAGAGACGGCGGCTCATAACATGCTCGCCACACCTGCGAGGCGCCGCGCGCATAAGCATCTGCCCTCCTTCTGGTCCAACCAGTTTGGCACCAATATTAAGGCGATTGGTTTGCCCAGCTTTGCCGATACGATTGTTCTGACCCAGGCATCATCGCAGGAGCGCCGCCTGGTCGCTGCTTACGGGCGAAAGGGCCGCCTGGTGGCTGTGCTGGCCGCTAACGCACCCAGGTTCTTGCCAACCTATCAAGCGCTGATTGAGGCCCGTGCATCGTTCCCTCCAGATCTGCATGCATCAGACGGGCCGACGGAGTTGCAACTCTTGCCAGCAGGCTTTCCGGAGCCGGGGCACGCCACCCCTGATGCGGGCGCCATGATTACGGGTGCTGGCCCGAACACGCCGGAACAGCGGGTTGAGGGAGAAGCGCTCAGGCTGCTGGATCCACGTGTCCCGCCTGGCGCGCCACCCCTCGTAACACTGCATGCGAACGGGGCCGGTATGGAGCAGCAATTCCCTCTGCAAGAAGTACAAATGGGAGGAGTGCGTTCATGA
- a CDS encoding ferredoxin translates to MIVDLTRCQSYGQCVFLAPNVFRFHGEEALEYDCAPDDHMREQVKWAAAACPVHAITLDYRDEQPETVSQPQHPGARP, encoded by the coding sequence ATGATCGTCGACTTGACGCGCTGTCAGAGCTATGGACAGTGCGTCTTTCTCGCCCCCAACGTCTTCCGTTTCCATGGCGAAGAAGCCCTCGAATATGACTGCGCGCCCGATGACCATATGCGTGAGCAGGTCAAATGGGCTGCCGCCGCCTGCCCGGTCCATGCCATCACCCTGGATTACCGTGATGAGCAGCCTGAGACCGTTTCCCAACCACAGCATCCCGGAGCAAGGCCATGA